The sequence aggttggaggtggaACATGAGGTGCTGCTTCTCCAAACTGGGTGTGGCCCCAACGTGGcgataggggaggccatggattgtCGTGTTGGAACGGGAAGTCAAATTGGAATGGGTGGCCACCTGGAGATCCGGCCTCTCGCAGTGGAATCAAAATGGGCCGTCACCGGGAaaacccaaacacgaggaaacctgcagatgctggaatttcaagcaacacacataaaagttgctggtgaacgcagcaggccaggcagcatctcttgatccgagaccctttgtcaggactaactgaaagaagagctagtttcCAAGAGGAGGAATTTTCTAGAATACCTACGAGCACCTTTTTTAAAGCAGCTCATGACTGAACCCccgggggatcagctattctcgaCTGGGCGTTATACAATGAACCAGAAAGGAGttgaaagcttaaggtaaaacaaCCTTAGGGGCAGGTGATCACACTATAATTgaatttaccctgaaatttgagaagagctaaagacagatgtatcagtattacagtggagtaaagggaatgacagaggcatgagagaggagttggccagaattgattggaaaagaacgctGGCAAGGCAGAAGGCGTagctgcagtggctggaatttccggAAGCAATTGGGAAGGCACAGGATCTATACATCCCAAAgcggaagtattctaaaggcaagatagcACAACGATGGCTAACAGAAGTCGTCGAAGCCAACATAAAACCCAAAGACAGGGCATAtggtaaagaaaaaaaagttagaggattaggaagattttaaaaaccaacaaaggcagttaagtcctgacgaagggtctcggcctgaaacatcgactgcgcctcttcctatagatgctgcttggcctgctgcgttcaccagcaactttgatgtataaagGCAGTTAAGAGTCATTAAGATAAAGATtcaatacaaaagtaagcttgccaacaatattaaagagggtgccaaaagtttcttgaaatacagtgtaaaaagagagacaagagtgaatatcagactgctggaaaacaatgctggggaggcagtaacgggggacaaggaaatggcagttgagctgaataagtatttgcatcagtcttcattgtcgattacactagcagtatggtggaaggtcCAGGTGTCGGGggttcatgaagtgtgtgaagttaccattactagagagaaggttcgtgcgacactgaaaggtctgaaggtagataagtcacctggatgggatggtgtacacctcagggttctgaaagaggtagcttaagagattgtggcggcattagtaataatctttcaagaatcactagatcctggaatggttctggaagactggaaaattgcaaatgtcactccactcttcaagaagagagtgaggcagaagaaaacaaattatAGGACATTTAGTCTGAActcagcagttgggaagatgttggaatcaattagggatgtggtttcagggtatttgggtgcacatgataaaatgggttacagtcagcgtggtttcctcaagggaaaatcttgcctgacaaatctgttggaattctttgaagaaataacaagcaggataaatgagggagaatcagttgatgctgtgcacttcagaaagcatttgacaaggtgccacacatgaggctgcttaacaggcaaCTGCAAAAGATTCtaacatgaataaagcagtggctgattagcaggaggcaaagagagggaataaagggagccttttctggttggctgctggtgactagtggtattccactggggtcagtgttgggactgattctttttacattatatgtcaatgatttggatgatggaattgatggctttgttgcaaagtttgcaggtgatatgaagataggtggagggggcgggttgttttgaggaagtagcgaGGCTACGttaggatttagacagattaggagaatgggcaaagatatggcagatggaatacagtgttgggaaatgtatggtcctgcactttggagtttactattttctaaatggagagagaatacaaaaaaactgaggtgcaaagggacttgggagtcatgtacaggattctctgaaggttaatttgcaggttgagtctgtggtgaggaagacaaatgtgatgttagcattcatttcaagagaaccagaatataaaaataaggatgtaacgttgagactttatgaagcactgtgagacctcacttggagtactgtgagcaggtttggatcctttatcttaggaaggatgtgctgaaactggagagggtttcaaaggagattcatcaaaattattccaggagtgaaggcttgtcatatgaagggcagttgatagctctgggctgtattctctggaatttagaaggatgagggtggcccaattgaaacctattgaatggagaaaggccttgatagagtggatatgtaaaggatgtttcctatggagggagagTCAAAGAGGACAccagctcagaatagaggggtgtcctgttagaacagagatgaggaggtattccttcagccagagaatggtgaatctattGAATTTGTCATCATGaggagctgtggaggccgagtctttatgtatatttaaggaaaaggctgacagatttttgattggtcagggcatgaaggatacAGGGTGAAGccaagagaatggggctgagaggaaaattggatcagccatgatgagatggtggagcagacttgatggactgaatcctcagattctgctcctataccttatggtctcaCAGCCctaccaggactggaaagaaaagggaagaaggtggggaaggaggacaggctgggaggtgataggtggagccaggtatGTGGGGGAAAGGGCAagctgagaagctgagaggtgatgggtggaaaagttaaagggaTAAAGAAGGCTGAACTCCCTCTCCAAAACCCTCCTGTAGTGCGTGCTCAGATACCTGCTTCAGAACGTTGAGGACAATGGTCTGGAAGGCCTGATCCACGTTGATGGCTTCCTTGGCGCTAGTCTCAAAGTAGGGGATGTTGTTTTTACTTTGGCACCAGACCAGCGCCTGCTTGCTGGGCACCAGACGAGCCTCCAGGTCGATCTTGTTGGCCAGGACAACAAAGGGGAAGTTCTTGGGGTCCCGCGGGCTGACCTGGATCAAGAACTCGTCCCACCAGCTGTCCAGCGCCTTGAAGGTGTTGGGTGCGGTGACATCGAACACCAGTACGCAGCAGTCGGCGCCGCGGTAGAAGGCCACGCCCAGGGATTGGAACCGTTCCTGGCCGGCCGTGTCCCAGATCTGTAGGATGGAGCATGATACAGTCACACCACAACTCTTAGGGTCAGGCacaccacaccgtcccatcacacactcccagggtcaggcacagagtgaagctccctccacaccgtcccatcacacactcccggggtcagacacagagtgaagttccctccacaccatcccatcacccactcccggggtcagacacagagtaaagctccccccTGCCCCACAccatcccaccacacactcctggggtcagacacagagtgaagctcccccctgCCCCACAcaatcccaccacacactcctggggtcagacacagagtgaagctcccccctgCCCCACAccatcccaccacacactcctggggtcagacacagtgaggaGAGGTGTTGGGTATTGAGAAAGAACCGGGGagccagagagaaggaaaaagagCACCGAGGACAGGCAGCACCAAGTGATGGAGGAGAGGCATTCACCTGCATGGTGACCAGCCGGTCACCCAGCATCACTTCCTTGGTGAGGAAGTCGGCGCCGATACTCGCTTTGTACTGGTTACTGAACCTCTTGTTCACATACTGATTCATCAGCGAGGTCTTCCCCACCCtggggagtggagagggggaagAAATGTCAGCACCAAATTGGCACCccaccccatccacccaccccctCCCGAACACCAGACCCCTGCCTCCCTCGGAGACAGCccaagatccccaccacccatcttcCCTcatctcccatcgggcaggatgtacaggagccttgagTCCCGCAcctccaggctcagggacagtgaCTTCCCTTCAACTGCACGTCCATCGCCGGCTCAGTCTGGCAGCTGCTCCGACCCCGGCCGCAGGAATCCGCAGACAGTTACGGATGCAGTCCGGCACCTCGCAGGAAGCAGCCTCCCCTCCGCGAACTCTAACCGCGCCATCTCACTGCCTCAGCAGAGCAGCCGGGTCATCAAAGAGATCACACAGCCCGGCCCCAGCAAGGACACAGATacggaacagtacaggcccttcggcccacaaagtccTGCTGAGCCAAGTGAATTActgatcaaatggccaactaaactgatCTCATCTGCCTACACAACATCCATATTCTTCCACGTTCGTCACAGCCagacgtatctgcctctaccaccgcgcCAGGCACCGACCATACTCTGTAAAAACTTTGCTCCTCACATCTCCCTCGGATCTACAGCCTCTCAACTTGAATGCATGcccacacaacaggaattctgcagatgctggaaattcaagcaacacacatcaaagttgctggtgaatgcagcaggccaggcagcatctctaggaagaggtgcagtcgacgtttcaggccgagacccttcgtcaggactatgcggcagaatgcatgccctctggtttcgGATATTCTGACCCTGTGAAAAAGATACTGCCTGTCTacactatgcctctcataatcttataaacaaaCCCCTGCCAGAGCTCCCCTCCAGCACTCCAAAGAaaactcatgccctctaatccagagagGAAGGGGCTATTCCCAACCCAACCCTGGTCTGCAGgaccacacactccccaactgCCACCATGTTTCCGAAGTTCTGACGTGCTGCTCACCCGGAGTCTCCCAGGATGATCACTTTCAATAATACCTTCTTCCGCAAGGCCATCGTGCCGTCAGCTGCAGAAGGGACAGGTATAGGCAGAGGGGTGAGTTCTTGCCCCGGGGACAGGGAACACGAGGTACCGACGCATGCACAAACCCTGGCTCGTCATTCACACACCCTCTCCACTgacctcttccccttctcccactaGCCCCAGCTCAACTGCTCCCATTCTCCTCCCACTTGGAGCTCTTGAACCGGGGGATGGGGGGTGTCCATGGGGGAGGAGATCCTGGGATCTGCATGGAAAGGGGGAGATCCTGGATCTCATCCCTTCCTTCTCCGCACTCTTCTCGAAAAACCCACCCACTTCACCACCCCTCTCCAACACCCAACTTCTCCTCCCATACTCTCACCtgtactctctccctccccaccaacccacattgcctcccctcacccccagccCCCCAAATTCCCTTGGGCAATGGCCTTCTCCCTCCCATCGGACATGGAACCCGGACACACACCTCAAGAACCTCAAGTCACAGCCCCAATAGCTTCCTCACCAGACACTCCAGACTCCCAAAAACCCCTCCTTTGCCTGCAAGCCCCAGGGCTCCCTCCTCTGCCAGGACATAACACCC is a genomic window of Mobula hypostoma chromosome 28, sMobHyp1.1, whole genome shotgun sequence containing:
- the LOC134338947 gene encoding ras-related protein Rab-7a-like, encoding MALRKKVLLKVIILGDSGVGKTSLMNQYVNKRFSNQYKASIGADFLTKEVMLGDRLVTMQIWDTAGQERFQSLGVAFYRGADCCVLVFDVTAPNTFKALDSWWDEFLIQVSPRDPKNFPFVVLANKIDLEARLVPSKQALVWCQSKNNIPYFETSAKEAINVDQAFQTIVLNVLKQESEIDLYSDVPDQIRLDQADRAAADADSCQC